The sequence CGCTAATTGTCGCGCAGCCGTCGCGGCAAGATGGGCGCTCGTGCGCCGTCCGTAGCTTTGCCGGGCCGGAATCGGCCGACAGGAGACATCGTCAGTTGGCCTTTCCATCCAACAACAATGACCCGCCCGTTTGCGAGGCGGCGCGGGCCGCTCGTTACGAGGCGCCACTGTGAGCGATCCACGAACTCTACCGTCGCGTCCCGCGACGATCAGCGATGTCGCCCGCGAAGCGGGCACCGGCAAGACCAGCGTCTCGCGCTATCTGAACGGCGAGACGAACGTGCTGTCCGCCGACCTGCGCCAGCGCATCGAGGATGCGATCGCGCGCCTGAACTACCGTCCGAACCAGATGGCCCGCGGCCTGAAGCGCGGCCGCAACCGGTTGCTCGGCCTGCTCGCCGCGGACCTGACGAATCCCTATACGGTCGAAGTGTTGCGTGGCGTCGAGGCCGCGTGCCACGCGCTCGGCTACATGCCGCTCATCTGCCACGCGGCGAACGAGCTCGAGATGGAGCGCCGCTATCTGCAGTTGCTGACCACCTACCGCGTCGAAGGGATGATCGTCAACGCGCTCGGGGCCGACGAGAACGCGCTGAGATCGCTGCGCGGCGGCGGCATTCCGACCGTGCTCGTCGATCGCAGCGTCGAAGGCTTCGCGACCGACATGATCGGCCTCGACAACGAGGCCGCGATCGAGATGGGCTTGCAGCATCTGTTCGCGCAGGGCTTCCGGTCGATTCATTTCGTCGTGCAGCCTTTCGAGCACGTCAGTTCGCGGCGGCTGCGCGAGGCCGCGTTCCGCGCGCAGGTTGGCGCATCGGGGCGCACCGTCCATCCGACGATCGTGCTCGAGCCGAAGGGTCCGGAGTCGACGCAGCGCGCACTCGCCGAGCTCGACGCGCGCATCGAAGCGGCCGCGGGCGAGCCGGTGCGGCCCGCGATCTTCGCGGCGAACGCGCCCGTCGCGCTCGTGATCGCGCGGCATCTGCACGCGCGGTACGGCGACGCGTGGCAAAAGCGCGCCGCGCTGATCGCGATCGACGATCGCCCGTCACGTTCGCCGTGTTCGGCACCGTCGTCGCCGCGCTCTTCGAGGAAATCGGCCGCTATCTCGGGCTGCGCTTTCTCGCGAAACGCTACGGCCCGTCGGACGGCGACGCGCGCGGCTTGTCGAACGGCATCGGCCACGGCGGCGCGCAGGCGTGGTTCGTCGGCGTCGTCGTGCTCGCGCAATGGGTTTATCTCGCGTGGCTCGCGAACCGCGGCGAGCTGAACGCGCAGTTGTCGACGATGCCCGCCGACCTGGCGCTGCGCATCCAGGTGATGCTCGCGACGATGTCGCCCGTGTCGGTCGCGGTGTCGGCGCTCGAGCGCGTCGCGGCGTTCGTCGTGCAGCTCGCGCTGTCCGTGCTGATGTGGCGCGGCATGCGCGCGAACAAGCGCTGGATTCTGCCCGCGATGATCGTGCTGCATCCCGTCATCGATCTGCCGTCGATCCTGTATAACGGCGGCGGCGTGCCGTTCGAATGGATGGTCGCGCTGTATCTGCTGCTGACGGCGGGCTTCGCCGGCGCGCTGATGAAACTGTGCCGGCCCGCGCGCGCCGCACGCTGAACCGAAACGCGACGATGGACGATTATCAATACGACTGCGCGAGCGCCGAATTCGACGAGCTCGCGCGGGTGATCTGCGATCTCTTTCCCGAGCAGACGCGCTTTGCCGAACGCGCCGACGAAGCGGGGCGCTTTCTATCCGTGCACTGGCTCGCGATGCGCTTCGGCGCGACGCCGCGCAAGACGACGCTCGACGTGCGCTTCGCGGGCGCCGCGCTGCGGCGCTATCTCGCGCTCAGGCCGATGCAGCGCGCGCGCAGCCACGCGGTGCTGCGCGCGTACGTCGAGGCGACGCTCGGCTCGCTCGAGGAACGGCATGCGGCGGGCGAGGCGGTGCCGCGCGAGACGACGCTCGAGCTCGGCGACGAGTTCGCGTGACGGGGGTTGCGTAACGGGCGTGCGGCGTGCGTGATCGCCGCGCGCACGATGGCGGCGGCGCGCGCGCAAACGGGCGATCGACGAACGCCGCGACGCATCGCCCGGGGCGCCGTTCCGATCCTGCCTGCCTGACATCCCGGCGCAACGTCCCGCTCGAACCGCTTGCCTTGCTTCGCGACGTCGCTCTTCTCACGGGCCGAATCGACGTCCGGCTTCGATCGGTTCGACGGCCGGCCGTTTCTCGACTCGGCGCGCTTTCCTTCCATTCGTCTTTTTCGCGACATGCGCGCGCGATCGCGAGCCGCGATGCATTTCGTTTCGCCTCATCTCATTTCGTCTCGCTTCACCTCGCGGCGCATTCGCGCGCGACGTTTCATGCAGGCAGCGATGCGCTCGACGCGGCGTCAGGCATCGGGATCGTTGCGAAGGCCGGCATCTTTCGGCCCGATCGCATCGGGGCGCGCGGAAAAAGACGCGTCGCGCCGGCTTGAAACCGGACCCGCACGGGCATCGCGCTTGCCGAGCTTGCCGCGATGCGCTCAAGATGCCCGCATCGCGGCCCGAGGGGCCGACCGGTTGTGCCAACCGGCCGATCGACTCCGATCGCATCCGACGGTCGATCGGCATGACGAAAAGGGGGAATCCATGCAGATACGTCACGTTGCGTCGCGTGCGATGTCGGCCGCCGCGCTCACGCTCACGCTCGCGCTCGCGGCCGCTGCGTCGTCGAACGCGCGAGCTTCCGCGTCGTTGCCCGCGCTACGGGCCGACGCCCGTCAGGTGTCGGTGTCCGGGCTGTCGTCGGGCGCGTTCATGGCGGTGCAGTACCAGGTCGCGTATTCGGCGTCGGTGATCGGCGCGGGCGTGGTCGCGGGCGGCCCGTATTACTGCGCGAAGGGCAAGCTCGCGAACACGAAGAACTGCATGCAAGGCATGCCGGATACCGAGCAACTGATGACCAGGGCGCGCGACTTCGAGGCGAGCGGCCAGATCGATCCGCTCGCGAACCTGAAGCATGCGAAGGTCTATCTCTTCAGCGGCACGAAAGACGCGGTCGTGAGTCAGCCTGTCGTCGACGCGACGTGGTCGTTTTTCTGGCTGGCGGGCGTGCCTGCGGCAAATCTCGCGTACGTCGTCGACGTGCCGGCCGGACACGCGTTCGTCACGCCTGCCGCTGGCGGCGTGTGCAGCGCGAACGCGACGCCCTTCATCAATCATTGCACCGTCTCGCAAGCGGGTTACGACCAGGCGGGAGCGCTCCTTCAGGCGATCTACGGGCCGCTGTCGCCGCCCGTCGCGCAACCGGCGGGGCGCGCGATCACGTTCAATCAGCGTGAGTTCGCGCCCGTGGCGAGCGGGCTTGCGAAAGACGGCTACGCATACGTGCCGCGCGCGTGCGACGCGAACGCCGGCTGCAAGGTGCACGTGGTGTTCCACGGTTGCCTGCAATCGGCGGACGTCGTGCGCGACATGACGACCTACCGGAACTGGGCGGATGCGAACGATATCGTCGTGCTGTATCCGCAGGTGGCGGCGGATTTGCCCGTCAATCCGCAGGGATGCTGGGACTGGTTCGCTTATACGGGGCAGGAGTATGCGTTGAAGTCGGGGGCGCAGATGCGCGCGGTGCGCAAGATGATCGAACGGGTGACGTCGTCGCATTGACGCGCAGACGCGCAGACGCGCAGACGCGCTCGCGCGTGAAGCCGCGGCGACGCGGCGCGGGAGGGAGCAGGAAGGCGGCGGCGCGCATGCGGCGTGGCGTGCATGACGCTTCGCCGCCGCCCGCCGCATGGGGAGAGCAGCGGAGGTGCGCGCGGCGCGCACGCGGAGTGTTCACGGCCGGCGCGGGCGGCGTCGTACCGCCGGCGCCGGCGTCAGTCCGCCTCGCGGTACACCTGCGCGAAGCGCTGCGCCTGCACGACGCCGTAGTCGCCCGGCGCGTATTGCATCACCCAGTCGCCCGCGTCGCCATGCAGTGTGTCGCCGCCCGCCGAGCGCGCGATCGAGAACGGCGCGTCCATCCGCTTCGCGAGCACGACGGCGGGACGGTTGCGGTACGCGCCCGGCGCGCCGTGCACGACGCTGTCGGCGGCGGGCAGGTACTTCGCGTCGAAGCGCTCGCGCGACACCACCCAGCGGTCGCCCGTCGAACCGGTGACGAGCGCGTCGCCCGCCGCATAGCGGTTCGGCCCTTCGAGGCTCATCAGCTCGCCTGCCTGCGCGGCGAATTTGACCTGGACCGTCTCGTTCTTGACGACGCGCAAGGCGTCCGGATCATTGCGGAGGTCGACGTTTTTCAATTCGATCATGTCGATTTTTGTCAATAAAAGCGCATCACTTTAGCGCGAATCCAGGCGCGCGTGAACGCCGACCTTGCGGGCAACGGAGGCAGCGACGAATATGAAGTGATCGCGTCTCGATTTTGCCGTCCGACTGTGTCGACCTGTCCGGGCGACGCCGGCCGTCGTTGCCGTCGCCCGGCGGGATCAAGGGGAAATCCATGCAGATGCGCCACGCCGCCGCGCGCGCGATCCTCGCCGCCGCGTTGACCATCGCGCTCGCCGCCGTGTCCGCGAGCGCGCAAGCTTCGCCGCCGCTGCCCGCGCTGCGCGCGGACCCGAACCAGGTGTCGGTGTCCGGGCTGTCGTCGGGCGCGTACATGGCGGTGCAGTATCAGGTCGCGTATTCGGCGTCGGTGATCGGCGCGGGCGTGATCGCGGGCGGCCCGTACTACTGCGCGGCGGGCAGCCTCACGAACACGGGCATCTGCATGGGACTCTTGCCGAACACGGTGCCCGATTCCGGGCTGCTGTTGACCGCCGCGCTGGGCTTCGCGGCGAGCGGTCAGATCGATCCGCTCGCGAACCTGCAGCGCGCGAAGATCTATCTGTTCAGCGGCACGAAGGACACGATCGTCCGCGAGCCCGCCGTCGATGCGACGTGGTCGTTTTTCTGGCTGGCCGGCGTGCCCGTGACGAACATCGTCTACGTCGCCGACATTCCGGCCGGGCATGCATTCATCACGCCGTCGGCAGGCAACGCGTGCGATGCGAACGCCGCGCCGTACATCAGCCATTGCAGGGTCGGTCAGTCGGGCTACGATCAGGCGGGCGCGCTGCTCGAGACGATCTACGGGCCGCTTGCGCCGCCCGTCGCGCAGCCGACGGGGCGCGCGATCACGTTCGACCAGCGCGAGTTCGCGCCGGCGTCGAGCGGGCTCGCGGCGGACGGCTACGCGTACGTGCCGAGCGCATGCGGCGCGAGCGCCGGCTGCAAGGTCCACGTCGTGTTCCATGGCTGCCTGCAGTCGGCGGACGTCGTGCGCGACATGACGACCTACCGGGACTGGGCGGATGCGAACAATATCGTGGTGCTGTATCCGCAGGTCGCGAAGGCCGGCACGCCGGGCAATCCGCAGGGATGCTGGGATTGGTTCGCGTATACCGGGCAGAACTATGCGCTGAAGTCGGGCGCGCAGATGCGCGCGGTGCGGGCGATGATCGATCGGGTGACGTCCGCGCGGTGACGCGCGTGTGCCGTAGGGGCGGGGTTCGGGCGGCTCGGGCGCGCGTGCGAGGGGCGCGCGAATCGGCGAGCTAGCGGCGGGCCGGTGAACGCGTGATGACCGAGCGAGCGTGTGCCGTAGGGGACGGTTATGGGGCGACGCGTCGGAGATTGGTTCGCGGTGCGTTCGCGAGGTTGCGCGCTCGCCCAACGCGCCGCAAGCGGGCGTGAGCTGACGGGAGCGTGTCGCGCGGGCCCGCGCGACACGCTTTTCATGCCGTTACTGCGCGGCGCCCGAGCTCGCGGCGGCCTGGCCGTCCGCCTTGCCCGGATGCTTGCGCGCGCGCGCCTTGCCCGGCTCCGGGTGCAGCCACTTGCGGAACGTCGAATCGGCGAGCGTCTTCTGCTCGGCCGGGAAGCTCGCGTACAGCGGCGCGAAGGCGTCGGAGAGCTTCTTCGCGCCGTCGGCGTTCGCCTGCGTCAGCTCGGCGTATTGCTTCATGTCGTCGAGCGCGGACGCGTTCTTGTTTTCCATCCGCTCGCGATAGAGCCGCGCCATCGTCGCGCCGTTGTCGCGCATCGTGTCGGCGAACGTCTTCCATTGCGCTTCCTGCTCCGGCGTGATCTTCAACTGGTTGTGCAGGTACGTGATGCGCTCCTCGACGCGCGCTTCATGACGCGCGGCGGCGGCAGGGGCGGAGGCCGGCGCGGCCGGCGCCGACGCGCTCGTCTGCGCGTGCGCGAGCGTGGCCGCCAGCGCGAGCGCGGCAGCAAAAGTCAGCGAGATCTTTTTCATTGGAGCTCCTGTGTGGTCGTCGGACGGGAATTCGGATGCGGGCGCGGCGCGTTCGACCGCCTGCGCGGCGCGCGTCCCGCGCTATTAGTAGCACGGTATCGGGCCGTTGGGCGACGATGCGACATCTGCTTACAACCGAAACGAATCGAAATCACGCCTGTGCGGGGGAGGTTTCGGCCGGCGTGCGCGTCGGCGTGCGGCGGGTGGATCAGGGCGTGCGCGCGGTGGCGGGGCCGCGATCGGCGACGCCTTCGTCGAGTCGGCGCGCCGTGGCGCGAATCGGATCGCTTGCGGTGCGTGTCGGCAAGCTGCGAAAGCGCGGCGCCGATGTCTGGAATCCGGACGGCGGCGAAGGATGTGCGCAACGCGCTTCGATGAATGGATGTCTCAACCGACCAACCGACCAACCGACCAAGTGACCAAGTGACCAAGCCGGACCGACATCGACCGACACCGGCGCACCAGCGCGGCGTCCATCTTGCTCTCGCGCCCGCGCGCAGCGTCCCCGTCGCTCGCACGACAGCTCGGTACGGCGGATTCGGTCGAAAAGCCGATCGGTCTGTCGATCGAACGCGAGGTTGGGCGCGCGGCCGTTCGGCGCTATCATCGCGGCACTTCCATTTGCCGATTCGCCATGCGTCCACCCCGACTTGATCAACTCGACGAACTCGACCGCAACCTCGTCGCGCTATTGCAGGCGAACGCCCGCGCGAGCGTCGCGGATCTCGCGCGGCAACTGGACGTCGCGCGCACGACCGTGCTCGCGCGGATCGCGCGGCTCGAGCGCACGCAGGTGATCGCGGGCTACAGCGTGCGGCTCGGGCAGGACGTGCTCGACGCGAGCATCTACGCGTACGTCGGCATCATCCTCGCGCCGAAGTACGGCAAGGACGTGCTCAAGCGCCTCGATCGCATGCCGGAGGTGCAACTGCTGTGCGCGGTGAGCGGCGAGTACGACTACGTCGCGTGGCTGCGCGCCGATTCGCCCGAGCGCCTGAACGATCTGCTCGATCAGATCGGCGCGCTCGAAGGCGTCGAGCGGACGACGACGTCGATCATCCTCGCGCGCAAGATCGACCGCGGGACGATCGGCTGACGCGCCGCGTCGCCCGAGCGCGCGATGGGCGAGGACGAATGAGACAACCTTGACGAGAGGCCGGGATCATGACGACGAGCCAAACCTATTCGCGCCCCGAGCGGCTGCTGCAGATCGCGTCGTGGGGCATCGCCGTGGCGTTCGCGCTGTTCCTCAACATGCTGGGCAGCCTCGTGATCCGCGACATGGCGTTCGCGCCGCGCGGCGGGCCGCCGACGCTCGCGCGCTACGCCGACACGCAGGCGGACGCCGCGCTGCGCGCGTCGCAGCGGGAACTGCAGCGCGAGCAGGGCGCGCTGACGGATAAGGCCGACGCGTTCGCGACCGCCCGCAATCGCGCGCAGCAGGACTACGACCAGGCGAAGGAGAGCTTTCGCAACTGGATCGCGACGCGCAGCGCGACGGGCGACGCGAGCCGCAACCCGGAGGTGCTCGCGCGCACGCGCCAGCTCGACGAGCTGCAGGCAGCCGTGGCCGGATGGCAGCGCCGGCACGATCAGATCGCCGATCAGCTCGACGCGCTGCGCAAGCGCCAGGACGACGTGAGCGCGCAGCTCGCGCAATCGCGGACGCAGGCCGAGCAGCGCTTCGAGCAGGCAAGCCGGCGCTACGAGCTCGTCGTGTTCGCGTGGCGGCTCGCATTCACGCTGCCGATCCTCGTGCTCGCGGTCTGGCTGTTCGTCCGTTACCGGAAAGTGCGCTACTGGCCGTTCGTCTATGGCTTCGGGATGTTCGCGCTGACGGCGTTCTTCGTCGAGCTCGTGCCGTATCTGCCGAGCTTCGGCGGCTACGTGCGCGTCATCGTCGGCATCGTGCTGACGGTGTTCGCGGGCGTCTACATG comes from Burkholderia savannae and encodes:
- a CDS encoding DUF3022 domain-containing protein, whose amino-acid sequence is MDDYQYDCASAEFDELARVICDLFPEQTRFAERADEAGRFLSVHWLAMRFGATPRKTTLDVRFAGAALRRYLALRPMQRARSHAVLRAYVEATLGSLEERHAAGEAVPRETTLELGDEFA
- a CDS encoding Lrp/AsnC family transcriptional regulator, whose product is MRPPRLDQLDELDRNLVALLQANARASVADLARQLDVARTTVLARIARLERTQVIAGYSVRLGQDVLDASIYAYVGIILAPKYGKDVLKRLDRMPEVQLLCAVSGEYDYVAWLRADSPERLNDLLDQIGALEGVERTTTSIILARKIDRGTIG
- a CDS encoding zinc ribbon domain-containing protein, with product MTTSQTYSRPERLLQIASWGIAVAFALFLNMLGSLVIRDMAFAPRGGPPTLARYADTQADAALRASQRELQREQGALTDKADAFATARNRAQQDYDQAKESFRNWIATRSATGDASRNPEVLARTRQLDELQAAVAGWQRRHDQIADQLDALRKRQDDVSAQLAQSRTQAEQRFEQASRRYELVVFAWRLAFTLPILVLAVWLFVRYRKVRYWPFVYGFGMFALTAFFVELVPYLPSFGGYVRVIVGIVLTVFAGVYMLRAFQRYVERKREEMRRSQRERAQAIGYDKAIAAYQKKLCPSCDKPWNLGGDGATFCIHCGLKLFEPCGCGTRNFAFFPFCSGCGASVSRAEDERRRADDA
- a CDS encoding extracellular catalytic domain type 2 short-chain-length polyhydroxyalkanoate depolymerase; this translates as MQMRHAAARAILAAALTIALAAVSASAQASPPLPALRADPNQVSVSGLSSGAYMAVQYQVAYSASVIGAGVIAGGPYYCAAGSLTNTGICMGLLPNTVPDSGLLLTAALGFAASGQIDPLANLQRAKIYLFSGTKDTIVREPAVDATWSFFWLAGVPVTNIVYVADIPAGHAFITPSAGNACDANAAPYISHCRVGQSGYDQAGALLETIYGPLAPPVAQPTGRAITFDQREFAPASSGLAADGYAYVPSACGASAGCKVHVVFHGCLQSADVVRDMTTYRDWADANNIVVLYPQVAKAGTPGNPQGCWDWFAYTGQNYALKSGAQMRAVRAMIDRVTSAR
- a CDS encoding extracellular catalytic domain type 2 short-chain-length polyhydroxyalkanoate depolymerase, giving the protein MQIRHVASRAMSAAALTLTLALAAAASSNARASASLPALRADARQVSVSGLSSGAFMAVQYQVAYSASVIGAGVVAGGPYYCAKGKLANTKNCMQGMPDTEQLMTRARDFEASGQIDPLANLKHAKVYLFSGTKDAVVSQPVVDATWSFFWLAGVPAANLAYVVDVPAGHAFVTPAAGGVCSANATPFINHCTVSQAGYDQAGALLQAIYGPLSPPVAQPAGRAITFNQREFAPVASGLAKDGYAYVPRACDANAGCKVHVVFHGCLQSADVVRDMTTYRNWADANDIVVLYPQVAADLPVNPQGCWDWFAYTGQEYALKSGAQMRAVRKMIERVTSSH
- a CDS encoding YhfC family intramembrane metalloprotease; this translates as MFGTVVAALFEEIGRYLGLRFLAKRYGPSDGDARGLSNGIGHGGAQAWFVGVVVLAQWVYLAWLANRGELNAQLSTMPADLALRIQVMLATMSPVSVAVSALERVAAFVVQLALSVLMWRGMRANKRWILPAMIVLHPVIDLPSILYNGGGVPFEWMVALYLLLTAGFAGALMKLCRPARAAR
- a CDS encoding PGDYG domain-containing protein, which encodes MIELKNVDLRNDPDALRVVKNETVQVKFAAQAGELMSLEGPNRYAAGDALVTGSTGDRWVVSRERFDAKYLPAADSVVHGAPGAYRNRPAVVLAKRMDAPFSIARSAGGDTLHGDAGDWVMQYAPGDYGVVQAQRFAQVYREAD
- a CDS encoding Spy/CpxP family protein refolding chaperone, translating into MKKISLTFAAALALAATLAHAQTSASAPAAPASAPAAAARHEARVEERITYLHNQLKITPEQEAQWKTFADTMRDNGATMARLYRERMENKNASALDDMKQYAELTQANADGAKKLSDAFAPLYASFPAEQKTLADSTFRKWLHPEPGKARARKHPGKADGQAAASSGAAQ